In Tsuneonella sp. CC-YZS046, the genomic window ACCGTCGAGCGCGTCCGGCTGGATACGAAGGATTTTCAGTACCTCTATGCCGAGGGCGATAATCTCGTGTTCATGGACAAGGAGACATACGACCAAATCCAGCTTCCCGCGGACCTTCTCGGCGATGCCGCCGCGTTTCTGCAGGATGGGATGGATGTCACACTGGAACTTTATGACGAGAGGCCGATCAGTGTTGAACTGCCCGAACAGGTCGAGGCGACCATCGTAGAGGCGGATGCTGTGGTGAAAGGCCAGACAGCCAGTTCCAGCTATAAGCCTGCGGTGCTTGATAATGGCGTTCGCGTGATGGTTCCCCCGCATATCGAAAGTGGCACCCGGATCGTGGTCGACGTTTATGCCCGCGAATATGTACGAAAGGCTGATTGATTATGCGTACCTTCTCGATCGTCGCTACGCTTGCCGTCCTCGCGATTCCGCTCGCGCTCCATGCCGCAGAGCCGGCCAAGAATTCCAAGGAGGCGGCCAAGGCGCCGGCTCCCGCACAGACTGCACTCACGCCTGAACAGCAGAAGGCGAATGTGGAGCGCGGCGTCAAGATTTTGAGCCTCTTCAGCAGCGCCCTGCAGAACAAGGAAGTGCCGGAAGACCAGAAAGGCTATCTGTTCTCCTGCCTCTACAACAACAAGCTGGAGAACATCAGCGTCGCGACTGGCGAGGTTTTCACGAAGAATCCGAAGCTCGACGCGAATGATCCGAAGAACCTCTATCAGGCTGCTGCCACGATCTGCGGAGTGACCAAGGCTCCCTCGTTCGCCAAGGCGGAAAAGCCGGCTACTTCGGCGACTCCCGCTCCCGCCAAGGGCCGCTGATCGCGTGAACTTGTATCGGGCGGCAACTGCATCGCGTAGGCTTGTAAATTAAATGGCCGTTTCAGGACTTTTACGCGTGATGGAGCGCGCCGCCCGCCGTGCGGGCAGCCGATTGCGTCGGGACTTCGGAGAGGTCGAGCATCTGCAGGTCAGCCGAAAGGGGCCGGCGGATTTTGTGTCCAAGGCTGATCGGGCCGCCGAGCGCAGCCTATATGATGACCTCAAACAGGCCCGTCCCGATTGGGGTTTCCTGCTTGAGGAAAGCGGTGAGGTGGAAGGTGATCCGGGCAAGCCGCGTTGGATCATCGATCCACTCGACGGCACCAGCAATTTTCTCCACGGAATCCCGCATTTCGCCATCTCCATCGCGGTTCAGGAGCCGAAGCTCGATGGCAGCGGTTGGGGGGAAGTTACGGCGGGGCTGGTCTACCAGCCGATTACTGACGAGAGTTTCTGGGCGGAAAAGTCGCGCGGTGCATGGCTGCAGGACGCCCGCCTGCGCGTGTCCGGGCGGCGCCATCTCGATGAAGCCCTGATCGCCACGGGCATCCCTTTCGCCGGTGCCGGCGATGTGGGCGAATGGAGCCGGATTTATCAGGCCATCGGGCCGCGCGTGGCCGGAATCCGCCGTTTCGGCTCCGCCGCGCTCGATCTCGCCTGGGTTGCCGCGGGCCGGTATGAGGCTTTCTGGGAAAGCAACCTCCAGCCCTGGGATACGGCGGCGGGTTGCCTGCTGGTGAGGGAAGCGGGCGGTTTTGTGACCGATTGGCGAGGGCGGTCCCAGGCGATCTGCGATAGTCAGGTGCTGGCTGGAAATGATCCGCTTCATTCCCGTCTCCACAAATTATTGGTCGAAGCTCTCAAGGATTGAGGGCAAATTCCCTGATGCGGCTTGAAGGAGCCATGCGAGGCCGCTAGACGGCGGCAACCTCCGAAGCCCCTGTGGCGGAATTGGTAGACGCGCTCGACTCAAAATCGAGTTTCTTCGGAAGTGCCCGTTCGAGTCGGGCCAGGGGCACCAGGCGGAAACGAAGCGGCCTTTACAGGAAAGCCGTTCATCCCCGCTGTTTTGCGTCCAAAACTCACCCCAGGATAGCGAACGGTTTCCCGTTCGATTGGAAGTGCTGGTTTTCGCCCTTTGTCGACGCCATTATCATCTCTCATCCGCAGGGAAGGGCATCGGATTTGGCGTCGCAGGGGGAAGAGACGGAGCGCGCAAAAGCGCCGCTGATCCTGGTCGAACCGGAAACGGCATTCTGGCTGGCAGGTTCCATCCTTGGACTCATGCAATCGAGCGTGATTTGCGTCGTATCGCTTCAATCTCCGGCCGATCTGGAAATCGACCCGATCAAGGCCGCAATGACCCAACTGGTGCCTCATGCGCGATTGATGCCTCCGGATTCGGAGGCATCCCTGGAGGAGAATCTCTTGCAATGCGTCCATGCCTGGCAGGCGGCGGTCCAGCGGGATCGCAGCGTGCCGGTATTCGGCCCCTGCAGCATTTCGAGAATGAACGGCGGAGCCGAGGGAGCGACAAAAGTACGCTTTCGTTTTGCCGTTCCATCAGACCATCTGGAAGCGACCAGAATGGCGCTCGCCTGGACGATCATGGCGGTCAATCGCCTGGCCGCCGGCGTTGGCAATCTGGATGGCACATTAAGCGAGTTGGGCAATTCGCTCGCAGCAATGCAGAACAGTCTGATGCCTTACGCCATGAAAGGAACCAATGGTTTCCGCTTCATGGAAGCCGCCATGGAACTGGGCATTCCGTATCATACCGTTGTCCATGATATGATAGCCTATGGCCAGGGCAAGAATTCCATTCGCCTGTTCAGCACTATCAGCGAACATACCACATGGATGGGTGGGATCTTTTCCAAGGACAAATATCTGACGGCTCAGGTCCTGCGCCGGTTCGGCTTGCCGGCGCCCAATCATCGGCTCGTATCCGATGAGGAAGCTGCGGTCGAAGCTGCGGCGGCTCTAGGTTATCCCGTGGTGGTCAAGCCAACCGATCAGGAACAGGGAGTCGGAGTTTTTCCATCCATAAGGACGGAAGAAGCGCTGCGCGCGCGTTATGCCGATGCCAGAAAGATATCGAAATTGATCCTCGTCGAACAGCACGTCGCAGGCGAGGATTTCCGTATCACCGTGATGAATGGCGAAGTCATAAAGATCATGAGGCGGCGTCCGGGCGGTGTGACGGGGGATGGAAAAAGGTCTGTCGCCCTATTGCTCGAGGATGTGCGGAAAGCATCGGAGAAAGAGTCCGGGCGCTCGTGGAAGAACCGTGTTTCCCTGAAGCTGGATGATGAAGCGCTCGCCATCCTGCACGAAGATGGATGCTCTCCCGACACTATTCCGGAAGAGGGCGTGTTCGTTCCCCTGCGCCGGAAGGCCAATGTGTCGGCGGGCGGTTTCCATGAACTGATCCCGTTCGATCAGGTTCATTCCGATAATCTGCGCATGGCTGTGCGGGTTGCCGAGATCCTGCAGCTCGATTTTGCGGGTGTCGATTTATTGATTCCGGATATTTCGAAATCGTGGCGCGAAAGCCATGCCATTATCTGCGAGGTCAATGCGCAGCCCCAGATCGGCTATCGTGACACCCCCGAGATATTCAAGGAGATCCTGCGCAAGCTGATGCCCGGCAAGGCCACAATTCCTTTGCATCTCATCATACTTGAGAATGAGAAAGTGCCGAAATTCAATGCCGCCCGAATGGCGGCTAAGCTGGGCTGTAATGGATTGGCATTCCGCAATCGCAGCTGGATCGACGGTTTCGGCTGGTCCAGACCATTCGACAATGATCTCGCTGCGGCCAGGTCACTGCTTATCGACAAATCCTTGACCGGCGCGTTGATCGTGACAAGCGATGAGGAATTGAAGCGGCATGGCCTCGCGTCCGCGCATTTCGATACGATAAAAATTCTATTGGAATCCGCCGATACAAGCCAGGCTTTGAGCGGTTTGATCCGCCTCACCTATGATCTGGTCACTCCTCACTCTCGGCATGTGCAGATCGTTCGCCCTCCGGCCTGACCGTGAAGGCCGGTGGGGCGTTCCTGCTGCGGAGCCTGGTTCATGAGCTTCAGCTGCGAGCTTGCATGGCCGTCGATCTGAGATAGCATGGCATCATGAGAAGGATACTTCTGCCTCTTCTGGTGCTGGCGGCATTCTCTGCTCCGGCGCGTGCGGATGATCTCAAGACGGCTGTCGCGGAAGATATGCTCGAGTTGATGGCGCTCTATCGCGATCTCCACAGTCAACCCGAGTTGAGCATGCAGGAGGTCGAAACCGCCGCAAAGCTCGCCGGGCAGATGCGCGGCCTTGGGTTCAAGGTGACGGAAAAAGTCGGAAAGACCGGCATAGTCGCGGTGCTGGCGAATGGCCCCGGGCCTACGGTGATGCTGCGCGCGGATATGGATGGGCTGCCGGTGGTCGAGCAGACCGGATTGCCCTTTGCATCCAGGCAGGTGGCCATACCGGCCTCCGGCCTCGAAACCGGGGTAATGCATGCCTGCGGCCATGATACCCATATGACCGCATGGATCGGCGCTGCGCGGCTTTTATCCGAACGCCAGGAGCAATGGTCCGGCACATTGGTGATGATTGCCCAGCCCGGAGAGGAGACCGGGGAAGGCGCGGCGGCCATGCTGGCCGATGGCCTGTTCGAGCGCTTTCCAAAACCGGATTATGCGATTGCATTCCATAATGCCGCGCAATTTCCCGCCGGAATGATCGGCTATTCGCCGGGCTATGCCCTGGCGAATGTGGATAGCGTGGACATTCTGGTTTCGGGAGTGGGCGGCCATGGCGCGTATCCCCATACGACCAGGGACCCGATCGTCCTGGCCAGTTCGATTGTAATGAAACTGCAGACCCTGGTGAGCCGCGAGAACGATCCGCTCGAACCTGCCGTGGTGACGGTCGGCAGCTTTCATGGGGGATCGAAGCATAATATCATTCCCGATGAGGCGCGGCTGCAGTTGACGGTTCGCAGCTATAGCGACGAATCCCGCAAGGCCTTGCTTGAGGGAATTTCCCGCATCGCTCGGGGCGAGGCATTGGCCGCGGGTGTTCCGGAGGACCGGATGCCCAAGGTCACGGTTGCGGAAAGCTATACCCCGGCAACTTATAATGACCCGTCGTTCACCAGGGACATCGCGGCTGTGTTCGCGTCGCGGTTTGGGGCGGAGCATGTCCGTGAAGTGCCATCCGTGATGGGCGGAGAGGATTTCGGCCGTTATCGTCGCGCGGACCCGGAGCACATCAAATCGCTGATTTTCTGGGTGGGCGGTGTGTCTGCAACTCAGTGGGAGGAAGCGCAGGCCGGCAAACGGGAACTCCCTTCGCTGCACAGCCCGTTCTGGGCGCCCGATGCCGAGAAGGTGATCGGCACGGCGGCCGAAGCGCTTGCGCTAGCGGCGCTCGAGTTGATGCCTGCTTCCTCCCCATAAGCGATCTGCCGGCAAGTAAGGGCTTGGAAACCTTCCAAGCGAATGCAATCGCTTGGATTTTTAAAGTTCTGTAAAATTTACCGACAGTTCATTTCTCTCGGTTAAGGCGTCCTTTGTCGTCCTTGGGACGTGAAGGGTGAAGGGGAGCAATGATCCGTCTCTTCAAGCATTACATCCCCCATGCCGTGCTGTTGCTGGGACTGGTCGATCTCCTGCTGC contains:
- the efp gene encoding elongation factor P → MKISGVDIRPGNILEYEGGIWKVAKTQHTQPGKGGAFMQVEMKNLIDGRKTNVRFRSADTVERVRLDTKDFQYLYAEGDNLVFMDKETYDQIQLPADLLGDAAAFLQDGMDVTLELYDERPISVELPEQVEATIVEADAVVKGQTASSSYKPAVLDNGVRVMVPPHIESGTRIVVDVYAREYVRKAD
- a CDS encoding inositol monophosphatase family protein — protein: MERAARRAGSRLRRDFGEVEHLQVSRKGPADFVSKADRAAERSLYDDLKQARPDWGFLLEESGEVEGDPGKPRWIIDPLDGTSNFLHGIPHFAISIAVQEPKLDGSGWGEVTAGLVYQPITDESFWAEKSRGAWLQDARLRVSGRRHLDEALIATGIPFAGAGDVGEWSRIYQAIGPRVAGIRRFGSAALDLAWVAAGRYEAFWESNLQPWDTAAGCLLVREAGGFVTDWRGRSQAICDSQVLAGNDPLHSRLHKLLVEALKD
- a CDS encoding acetate--CoA ligase family protein, with the protein product MASQGEETERAKAPLILVEPETAFWLAGSILGLMQSSVICVVSLQSPADLEIDPIKAAMTQLVPHARLMPPDSEASLEENLLQCVHAWQAAVQRDRSVPVFGPCSISRMNGGAEGATKVRFRFAVPSDHLEATRMALAWTIMAVNRLAAGVGNLDGTLSELGNSLAAMQNSLMPYAMKGTNGFRFMEAAMELGIPYHTVVHDMIAYGQGKNSIRLFSTISEHTTWMGGIFSKDKYLTAQVLRRFGLPAPNHRLVSDEEAAVEAAAALGYPVVVKPTDQEQGVGVFPSIRTEEALRARYADARKISKLILVEQHVAGEDFRITVMNGEVIKIMRRRPGGVTGDGKRSVALLLEDVRKASEKESGRSWKNRVSLKLDDEALAILHEDGCSPDTIPEEGVFVPLRRKANVSAGGFHELIPFDQVHSDNLRMAVRVAEILQLDFAGVDLLIPDISKSWRESHAIICEVNAQPQIGYRDTPEIFKEILRKLMPGKATIPLHLIILENEKVPKFNAARMAAKLGCNGLAFRNRSWIDGFGWSRPFDNDLAAARSLLIDKSLTGALIVTSDEELKRHGLASAHFDTIKILLESADTSQALSGLIRLTYDLVTPHSRHVQIVRPPA
- a CDS encoding amidohydrolase — translated: MRRILLPLLVLAAFSAPARADDLKTAVAEDMLELMALYRDLHSQPELSMQEVETAAKLAGQMRGLGFKVTEKVGKTGIVAVLANGPGPTVMLRADMDGLPVVEQTGLPFASRQVAIPASGLETGVMHACGHDTHMTAWIGAARLLSERQEQWSGTLVMIAQPGEETGEGAAAMLADGLFERFPKPDYAIAFHNAAQFPAGMIGYSPGYALANVDSVDILVSGVGGHGAYPHTTRDPIVLASSIVMKLQTLVSRENDPLEPAVVTVGSFHGGSKHNIIPDEARLQLTVRSYSDESRKALLEGISRIARGEALAAGVPEDRMPKVTVAESYTPATYNDPSFTRDIAAVFASRFGAEHVREVPSVMGGEDFGRYRRADPEHIKSLIFWVGGVSATQWEEAQAGKRELPSLHSPFWAPDAEKVIGTAAEALALAALELMPASSP